In Gadus morhua chromosome 2, gadMor3.0, whole genome shotgun sequence, a single window of DNA contains:
- the p2ry11 gene encoding P2Y purinoceptor 11 isoform X2 → MSVPEAPLANATYSRNPCVKFQLALLPSVYAIELCVALAGNLFAIWLLLSRERKNWHTGVVLSCNLAVSDLLYVLTLPLLIDYYRLDKHWNFGNVFCKIERFMFACNLYVSIFFIMGISVNRCVALAYPFFTRSQVTPSRAKVASAIIWLVVASFSSPVLKFASTCPAGGSNNTIECVAYCGSDHGDQRSHFYYVVWLGVLGCFVPFLVTFASYCVVIWVVWKNTNISRLDKQKIALMVISVVVLYALSFVPYHVFQSYNLYLKIFYPGRIYCWVYDAYQVSKVLAALNMCLHPLLYMAVFDSIRVVFCGKNQDE, encoded by the coding sequence ATGTCTGTACCTGAAGCGCCACTGGCCAACGCGACTTACAGCAGGAACCCTTGTGTGAAATTTCAACTGGCTCTGCTGCCCTCCGTGTACGCCATTGAGTTGTGCGTGGCATTGGCCGGCAACTTGTTTGCTATTTGGCTTTTACTgtccagagagagaaaaaactgGCACACAGGTGTTGTCCTCTCCTGCAACCTGGCCGTCAGTGACCTGCTCTATGTCCTCACCCTGCCTCTCCTCATAGACTACTACAGGCTGGACAAACACTGGAACTTCGGAAATGTGTTTTGTAAAATAGAAAGATTCATGTTTGCCTGCAACCTGTACGTGAGCATCTTCTTCATCATGGGCATCAGTGTGAACCGCTGTGTTGCTCTCGCCTACCCCTTTTTCACCCGGAGTCAAGTCACTCCGTCACGCGCCAAGGTTGCGAGTGCGATCATCTGGCTTGTGGTTGCATCCTTTTCCTCCCCGGTGTTAAAATTTGCCTCTACGTGTCCTGCCGGGGGATCGAACAACACGATTGAGTGCGTCGCCTACTGCGGTAGCGACCATGGGGATCAGCGCTCTCACTTCTATTACGTTGTGTGGCTTGGCGTGCTCGGTTGCTTTGTTCCATTCTTGGTGACTTTCGCGTCGTACTGTGTGGTTATTTGGGTGGtctggaaaaacacaaacatatctcGACTGGATAAACAGAAGATAGCCCTGATGGTGATATCTGTCGTTGTGCTGTACGCGTTATCATTTGTGCCCTACCATGTCTTTCAGAGCTACAATCTCTATCTGAAGATATTCTATCCTGGTAGGATTTACTGCTGGGTGTATGATGCGTACCAAGTGTCAAAAGTGCTGGCTGCTCTGAACATGTGCCTGCATCCTCTACTGTACATGGCTGTGTTCGATAGCATTAGAGTCGTGTTCTGTGGGAAGAACCAAGATGAGTGA
- the p2ry11 gene encoding P2Y purinoceptor 11 isoform X1 — protein MYQESPDQRRGQLIMSVPEAPLANATYSRNPCVKFQLALLPSVYAIELCVALAGNLFAIWLLLSRERKNWHTGVVLSCNLAVSDLLYVLTLPLLIDYYRLDKHWNFGNVFCKIERFMFACNLYVSIFFIMGISVNRCVALAYPFFTRSQVTPSRAKVASAIIWLVVASFSSPVLKFASTCPAGGSNNTIECVAYCGSDHGDQRSHFYYVVWLGVLGCFVPFLVTFASYCVVIWVVWKNTNISRLDKQKIALMVISVVVLYALSFVPYHVFQSYNLYLKIFYPGRIYCWVYDAYQVSKVLAALNMCLHPLLYMAVFDSIRVVFCGKNQDE, from the exons ATGTATCAAGAGTCTCCTGACCAGCGCCGAGGTCAACTA ATTATGTCTGTACCTGAAGCGCCACTGGCCAACGCGACTTACAGCAGGAACCCTTGTGTGAAATTTCAACTGGCTCTGCTGCCCTCCGTGTACGCCATTGAGTTGTGCGTGGCATTGGCCGGCAACTTGTTTGCTATTTGGCTTTTACTgtccagagagagaaaaaactgGCACACAGGTGTTGTCCTCTCCTGCAACCTGGCCGTCAGTGACCTGCTCTATGTCCTCACCCTGCCTCTCCTCATAGACTACTACAGGCTGGACAAACACTGGAACTTCGGAAATGTGTTTTGTAAAATAGAAAGATTCATGTTTGCCTGCAACCTGTACGTGAGCATCTTCTTCATCATGGGCATCAGTGTGAACCGCTGTGTTGCTCTCGCCTACCCCTTTTTCACCCGGAGTCAAGTCACTCCGTCACGCGCCAAGGTTGCGAGTGCGATCATCTGGCTTGTGGTTGCATCCTTTTCCTCCCCGGTGTTAAAATTTGCCTCTACGTGTCCTGCCGGGGGATCGAACAACACGATTGAGTGCGTCGCCTACTGCGGTAGCGACCATGGGGATCAGCGCTCTCACTTCTATTACGTTGTGTGGCTTGGCGTGCTCGGTTGCTTTGTTCCATTCTTGGTGACTTTCGCGTCGTACTGTGTGGTTATTTGGGTGGtctggaaaaacacaaacatatctcGACTGGATAAACAGAAGATAGCCCTGATGGTGATATCTGTCGTTGTGCTGTACGCGTTATCATTTGTGCCCTACCATGTCTTTCAGAGCTACAATCTCTATCTGAAGATATTCTATCCTGGTAGGATTTACTGCTGGGTGTATGATGCGTACCAAGTGTCAAAAGTGCTGGCTGCTCTGAACATGTGCCTGCATCCTCTACTGTACATGGCTGTGTTCGATAGCATTAGAGTCGTGTTCTGTGGGAAGAACCAAGATGAGTGA